TGGTTGGGCGGATTGACCAACAttttctcacacacaactaaatatgtaagcaaagctaaagggaaacatcatcagacttgtcctttgactcgctataaccttctagggtgaatagctcatatttaagttcatcatcgtcatccatatcaaaataataagcttcttTTCTTGGCCTAGAGGATCTTCGTAGAGCTTGAAATTGATGATTAGCTTCCTCtggctcaggctcaggttcaggttcatgttcgggctcaaactcaaactcaggttcaaCCTCTAATTCATGTTCgaactcaaactcaaattcttgttcgaactcaaacccaaattcatgctcaaactcaggctccgaatcgctttcaggtctcaaaacagcttgataaatatcgaccctagtttgccctctagcacgatcaaattcacgaagggcttcatcatcactatcaggttctcctgctcttaaaactcgacgcagaacaagttcatggctggtgtaactgttaatgtcagactcgtaatccatttcattttcatcatcgcttagaacaatagggttagaattgctccctattctatttccttgtatgccagacatgattagtgatctataacaattaaacatagtttctatgttagtaattagtactctcacttaccgtatgatcccacaatacacGATAAGTAAGAATATATATCAATCGCAATGCATAGGAAAGACACAACAGTTAGCAGGTAGAGAAATTGcaatcatgttgacataatgcatgcacaatgcttctattctatatgccctttcctatactacccaactctcaaaataatcatagtatatgaaacattgaagcataaaaggataaacaagaatgatttataagaattagattgattaaaagaataattattaaacgataaataattaaatcattttttttttttttttttttttttttttttttttttttttacggtactgtagcagcagcagcagtaaattttttttttttttttttttttttttttttttttttttttttttttgaaatattaatttaaatttcaaaagaATCGAAATACATTTATTCGCATAAAAACGTATTTCAAAGCACGATTCAAGAgtcaatattaaaataaattcaaacatttctagctaataactttaaatttattcactagtgtgaaattacttttacataactaattagttggttAGGCGCCTAAGATATAAAAGGTAGACACGAAATGTCAGTGAAACctttagctctgataccactttgtaacaccccgacaattcccattttctaaaataacctctttttaaatataactgtagggaattatcaaagtattatcgcccgtgtgaaaacgttacggcttattcagaattttgcagcggaaaacataaaactaacttttaggttcataaatagtctattacatattaggtccaaaccaattaactgaattaaggaaatacgaatagtgcgacaaatttcaaatccaagttaacaaattaaatcacttaattaaacgaacagaactacaagctctctaatcccgatcccaatgatgcatcatcttcaaacctgtagatgggcaacgcttattgatccttagagactgctcaccaaagatgggtcatcacaggatcaataaggcatagccatgatcaacacacacaaacaaagcacgtaatcagcaaagctgagtactacatactaaaacaacaacaatcctagcatgatactatcaaaccaacaaccctaacatgatactaataagtataagtaaggacagacgaaacataataaattgacgattatacttgactagactaagctaggcttaataaccataatattattttagttgaaatagacaatggaccgagttgaccatccagaagtcttcactaaggaagacgaggtacgggcgcgactccgtaacctcagtgacctgcgatatcgaggaacgtttaaataaaaataggacacggtgatcaatccggtcccagaaaaggccatgggctaccaccatgaaccccaactcctgtttgtccgtcacttcagacgtgcacagtctaaagctattgctattcagtttcactttacatgatttacaaattgagattccgttatgactcaaccattacataagacagacaattcacatttgttcacaactgtttttatcttggaattaagtaagtgatcataaaaagcatcaatcaagactcattccaacttaaccaacctttcctttaaccatgagcaaccctgtatataggcataaagtttcaacttactaaacaaggtcctccgcccttataaagtagtgaaaagatagaaagggaacgacaaccaattgatccaacccaatcatatagaataatctagtgttcccaaccaacatgtttgtatcaaacatccataccaacatgttacagttcttatagtgcaaaataagttcaataagtttgtccaacaatattaaacatgcacattcaatataacccagttcgtccataatatcaacatcaccaagttcaacaataatatcaacataaccaagttcaacaataatatcaacataaccaagttcaacaacaagattcaacatggtttcatcaattagcacacattccaagcacacaggtatgtacgtaccttgtgtaaacaaactgataggccaccttaacactttcaaaagtcgcctaaagagaattctccgcctaaaacaaccaacgagtaataccaatcaatttctaatcattggtaaccataataaagcattctaaatgcatcctaaacatatttagagctctccccaatatcaaaacttaaacatttgatttcctagcatcatagttATTGAaccagtgattgaaattcgttgaaaactttgcaaacatcgtactctaaattttcagcaacattaatTCATTtgaaaagcttcaccaaggtcaatctacgttcctagtatctcaaaacaaccaattcaataatccatactcaacctatcatgattaaaactcataaaaaccttgaatttcgtactttaaacaatccaaattaatatttcaaagtaatttgataatctgaaaattaataactttattatataatttgcaaaaatctgaaatttataactTAAACCACAAGACtcctaactttaattcaagaaacttaattcaaactaatacatcatgaataaaccctaactcaatatttaattaatcaaaactgaaaattaattcgttttttaatctcaacatcaaatctgaaaatcatatttaccataaaaattacaaatttaatttaagaacataatctaaattaacaagctttaatttaaaataattagttacttagggtttaagaaataaccaaggattaaggagagagagaagggcTGGACGGCGGTGGCTCACGGCAGGGGTGTTCGCCGGCGACGGTGGCTGGGCGCGGCAGAAATTCACGGCGACGGTGGCTGGGCGCGGTGGTGCTGCGAAATTGACAAGGCTAAGCTACGAAACAGAGGGAAAAggaacgaaaagaaaagaaagaaagaacaagggGAGGAGAGATCGAATGAGAGGGAGAAGGACTCACCGGCGTCGAGGGAGGAGCCGCGGCGAGGAGGTGGTTGCTGGGGCTGCTGTGTCGAAGAGCAGagctttgtttctttttttttttttttttttgttgatgtttCACGTGAATGAGGAAGGAGAAAGAGAATagggttttatttttgttttacatgaattagaaaagagaaaggagtaTGGTCACATGGGTTttgttggtttgggctttgcccaattgggctaggaataGTATTTAGGATTTGCTTTCTAATTCCAATAGAACGTGATTTCAAAATCCGAATtcgtttcaacgtaaaattcaaaaatacatttgatttcgtaaatcatttaaaatattcaaaatgtaataacataattatatttcaattacatattcatttctaaaattcgtaaatttacatttaaatatattaaatatacgttaaagtatataattaaaatataataaaattacgggggattacattttTAATGGTATATACACCATTTGTATCAAAGACCAATCACCCGTTGGCCTAATGATCAATATAGAGGGTCTTTAGGATATGTCATAATTTCAAATTTTAGTATTTTTTTCGTTCCAGTTATTTACGCTCCACTTTATTCCAATTTGGCACATAAAAGTTTACATTTACACCTTCATTTGAACCACCACAACATACAACTTGTAAtaatttattacggagtatgagAGTCCAACAAACTTACCCACTCAtaatactttaatattaattttcattcACTTACATTGTTGGAAAATTTATAGCCACTTATTTTTCTACTTGTTACTCCCATCATCACATCCCAATAAAATTTCTTAATTACAGTGCAAATAATAATCGTAAAAATCATATGGAAACGGAACATTGAATATTCAAACTTCATTTTTCTGATGCTTTTGGTTCAATGGACATTCTATTGTCTTCTCAATTGAACCAAAAATATGATGAGGCTTGCTTCCAAAGTCCCACCATATACAGTTCAAGTAGACAACCGACTAACAAAGTTAATAATTCCTTCAACTCATGTCTACATACAATTTTCTCTATAAGCCCGGATATAATTAACATTTCATCGAGTTCAGATACTCtaaagttttaataaaactttacAAGGTACAGTTATATCTAAatcatacattttaaaatcaatggctcatattgatGATAAAAAAATAGGGGAGATTTTGAAAAGGAgtatatgagccattgatttttcatACAATGGTTAATATTACTCAAACTCTGCCTTGTAAaattattttagaactctagaaGATCTAAACCCATTTCACCCATTATAACCTTGTTAGTCGCGGATTTGCGAAAGCAAAACAAACCCAACTACACAAGTCACTAAGTAGTAATGTTATTATTTTGGTCCCTAACCTAATGGTGTTGCATATTAATGTTAGTGGAGTACTCGTACTAGTTACTCACATGCAATGTTAAGCCAAATGATATGTTTTCCTCTTAACAGATGCAGCCAACCAACACAACACAACCTTCCACCAAACTCATTATTGTTAGCTTGCTACACAAAAAACAAGGCTGCTCCATAtacacataaaaatttaaaaaaccaCAGTACTTTGTTTTTTTCTATGTTTGTTTTTGCTATCTCTTCTAATATGCTTTCATACACCAAAAACAGAACTTTGCATAATtttacaccaaataataataaaaatactaCTCCATATACTCCATACGGAGTAGTAAATAATTATTGTTATAATTCTAGATTCTGTTACAAGTTACAACAACCAAGATACAGATAGAAACTCCTCTTCATTCACTTGTTTTCTGAAGTGGAAAACACCCTGCAGAGATTCTCATAATTATACTCACACTCACACTTACACTTGAAActcccattttttttttatacatcAAACTTCTATGATTCTGACTTTCTGAGACCAAAAAATAAATACTCAACTAGAAATGGTACATATATACCTAAAGTGGCTCCTGCATTGTTACAACTATTGGACTTGTCACACTGTGTTTACCATCAGACCATATTATTGCACCACTTATTGTGCTAGATGATCCTGCTGATAGTTTCATCGCCTCCACTTGAACCCGAACCAAGAAGTTCAGTTTCTGACCCACGCGTCTGAAACTGAGCTGTTCGGGTTCTACTGTCACGTTTGTGCCTGTTGGTGGGATGATTTTGACACGATAAACCGAGTCTGGGTCGCCGACATTAGTGGCGATCCTTATTGAATGACTAGACATCTTATGTTTTCCATATTGTACGAAAACGTATGATAATGAAGGGTAATTTAAGTTACCCACATGACCCGCCCGTTTCGCGCCACGGCAATTGGCCTTTTTTGGGGCTATGAGTTCTATGTTGCTGGTTGTGTAATTGGAGTTGCAAAGGAAATCTATGTAGTCATAGGTTGTAAGGTCATAGATTAAACCCGGGTCCATTGCCTTTTGTGGGTGGACATGACCTGCCCCGATATCCATTACCGTGGACTCGTTTCCGGTCGACTCGTCTTTCATGATGCCTCCCTGGTTGTCGAGAGTGTATGCCGTCGTCATCAAGGCGGACCGTACGGCAGCCGGGCTCCAATCGGGATGAGCTGCTTTTAGCAACGCTGCGAGGCCCGATACGTGTGGACAAGCCATTGATGTCCCTGACAATATATTAAACTTCGCCTTCCGTCGGTCTGTGATTAAGCCCGACGGGCCAACCCGTTCGGTCCATGAGGCTAAGATATTCAAGCCCGGGGCAATTAAGTCCGGCTTGAGTATCTCAGGAGTTTCCGGGTTAGGACCACGAGCAGAGAATGCGGCCACTACCGGAGCGGGTCGGATTCCGATACGTGTCCCTCGGAACACGATTGTCGCTGTCGGCGTAGATAATTTCTTAGATTtatttgaaatgtattttcgGATTATATCCCCATTGGCGGAGCCGACGGAGGTTGCGGGTACCACGTGGCAGTCAGCCACCAACCCTTCACCATCAAACACAGCATTAGCAATAATCATACCAATTCCACCAGCTTCTTTCACCACCTCTCCTTTAGCAACTCTAGAATTAATCCCTCTATCACACAACACTATCTTCCCTCTCACCAAAATCGGATCCAACGAACCATCCAAAcacaacgaagcagaatatcCCTCCCCACCGCCGCCACCATCACCACTCTCCCTGTTACCCGCATACACTAACGGGTACAACTTTCCGGGCTCAAGCCCGGGTCCGCTATAAACACTCACCCCAGGAATCCTCCTTCCATTTCCTAACACTACCTCAGCAGGAAAATCCCTATCAATTGAACCTGCACCAACTGTAGTCACCCAAGGTGCTACATTCGTCACTGAAGAGCCCCCGGGCCCACCATTTCCGGCCGACGCCGACACGAAAACCCCGTTTTGAACAGCCCTAAAAGCAGCGATTGCAATAGAATCTAGATAATATGGCACAACTACACCTCCAACCGACAAAGAGATAACATCTACTCCATCTTTGACAGCTTCATCAAATGCTTTTAGAATGTCAGAGTCATAACACCCTGAAGTCCAGCATACTTTGTACACTGCCAACCTCGCCTTGGGAGCCATCCCCGCGGCCACCCCTTTAGCATAACCTAAAGTGTCTGCCGGAAAGACGTACCTACCGGCGGCGATAGAGGCAGTGTGAGTCCCATGCCCATCCGAGTCCCGCGGGGAACGGAACTCCGACGAGGCATTCATTCTACCATTGGTAGCTTCATACCCCTCTGAGAATAACTTAGCCCCAACAATCTTTCTATTACAAGGAAAATCACTAGGGCAAGAACCACGCCATTTTGAAGGAATAGCGTTAAGATTACGGTCATTAAAGCTCTGGTGTTCGGGCCATATACCGGTATCGATGACACCAATAACAAGGTCCGATCCGAAATCGGATTCTTCGAGTAGCGAGGAGGTGTTCAACGATGTCGTTTCGAGACCGAGGAAGAGAGGCGAGCGGGTAGTATGGAGAGACCGGACTTGTTCAGGAATAAGTGAAAGAATGTGAGATTGTTTGGACAGAAGGTTAGCTTCATAATTCGTAAGGTGAGCGGAGAAGCCATGGAAAACAGTATCATACGTATGAAGGACTTGTTTGGAAGGGGGGTTGGAGGTAAGGGAGTTCAAGGAGGATTGATACCAGTGATAGTGGGTAAGGAAAATAGATGGTTTAGCATTGTGATTAACACTAATGATGAAGGTTCTTTCCTCTAGTTTCGAAGAGGTTGGAAATGAGTGTACTGGAAGTGAGTTATGGAGGagggaaaagaggagagagaaaatggagaaaagaaaaattgtcatttttttttgttagagAGAAGATAATTTTGGGGTTATACGGAAGTTTTGGGTTAATTTAGAGTAGAATGTGTGGAGACTGTGGAATGGGGTGAATGTGAGTGTGTTTACTTAGAGACGACATTAGAATTTGTAAAGAGATGGTGGGTGGGATCCTctgtttctttttattttactttggCTCCAACAAATTTCATTTTCAAATTATTCTTTTGTGTAACTACTCTGTATTTGACTTAAGTTGGAGTGATTGAATATCTATACCTAGCATTTAAAAACCGAAACCACTATGTCCACGTGTCACACTCTAATTTCCTCCCTCCATTTCTTCCTTTCTTTTTCCAATTTCAACCAAGCTTTGGTTACTGATCTAATCCCTTCTTCTTCATTCCCCTTCTTCTACCTTACAAATCAATACTCTATTTAATTCTTGTATTAAGTACGTAAATCTCTTCAGCTTTATTTTAAGTTTAA
This sequence is a window from Spinacia oleracea cultivar Varoflay chromosome 1, BTI_SOV_V1, whole genome shotgun sequence. Protein-coding genes within it:
- the LOC110787211 gene encoding subtilisin-like protease SBT1.5, whose translation is MTIFLFSIFSLLFSLLHNSLPVHSFPTSSKLEERTFIISVNHNAKPSIFLTHYHWYQSSLNSLTSNPPSKQVLHTYDTVFHGFSAHLTNYEANLLSKQSHILSLIPEQVRSLHTTRSPLFLGLETTSLNTSSLLEESDFGSDLVIGVIDTGIWPEHQSFNDRNLNAIPSKWRGSCPSDFPCNRKIVGAKLFSEGYEATNGRMNASSEFRSPRDSDGHGTHTASIAAGRYVFPADTLGYAKGVAAGMAPKARLAVYKVCWTSGCYDSDILKAFDEAVKDGVDVISLSVGGVVVPYYLDSIAIAAFRAVQNGVFVSASAGNGGPGGSSVTNVAPWVTTVGAGSIDRDFPAEVVLGNGRRIPGVSVYSGPGLEPGKLYPLVYAGNRESGDGGGGGEGYSASLCLDGSLDPILVRGKIVLCDRGINSRVAKGEVVKEAGGIGMIIANAVFDGEGLVADCHVVPATSVGSANGDIIRKYISNKSKKLSTPTATIVFRGTRIGIRPAPVVAAFSARGPNPETPEILKPDLIAPGLNILASWTERVGPSGLITDRRKAKFNILSGTSMACPHVSGLAALLKAAHPDWSPAAVRSALMTTAYTLDNQGGIMKDESTGNESTVMDIGAGHVHPQKAMDPGLIYDLTTYDYIDFLCNSNYTTSNIELIAPKKANCRGAKRAGHVGNLNYPSLSYVFVQYGKHKMSSHSIRIATNVGDPDSVYRVKIIPPTGTNVTVEPEQLSFRRVGQKLNFLVRVQVEAMKLSAGSSSTISGAIIWSDGKHSVTSPIVVTMQEPL